The following proteins come from a genomic window of Loxodonta africana isolate mLoxAfr1 chromosome 19, mLoxAfr1.hap2, whole genome shotgun sequence:
- the RASL10A gene encoding ras-like protein family member 10A, whose translation MGGSLRVAVLGAPGVGKTAIIRQFLFGDYPERHRPTDGPHLYRPAVLLDGAVYDLSIRDGDGAGSDPSSNGPEEGPDPKGWSLQDTDAFVLVYDICSPDSFDYVKVLRQRIAETRPAGAPEAPILVVGNKRDRQRLRFGPRRALAALVRRGWRCGYLECSAKYNWHVLRLFRELLRCALVRARPAHPALRLQGALHPARCSLM comes from the exons ATGGGGGGCAGCCTGCGGGTGGCCGTGCTGGGCGCCCCGGGCGTGGGCAAGACGGCCATCATCCGCCAGTTCCTGTTCGGCGACTATCCCGAGCGCCACCGGCCCACGGACGGGCCGCACCTATACCGGCCCGCGGTGCTGCTCGACGGCGCTGTTTACGACCTGAGCATCCGCGACGGCGACGGCGCTGGCTCGGATCCAAGCTCAAACGGCCCTGAG GAGGGGCCAGACCCTAAGGGCTGGAGCTTGCAGGACACGGACGCCTTCGTGCTCGTCTATGACATCTGCAGCCCTGACAGCTTTGACTATGTGAAGGTGCTGCGGCAGCGCATCGCTGAGACCAG GCCGGCAGGTGCACCCGAGGCTCCCATTCTCGTGGTAGGCAACAAGCGGGACCGGCAGCGGCTGCGCTTCGGCCCGCGGCGAGCGCTCGCCGCCCTGGTGCGCAGGGGCTGGCGCTGCGGCTACCTCGAGTGCTCCGCCAAGTACAACTGGCACGTGCTGCGTCTTTTCCGCGAGCTGCTGCGCTGCGCTCTGGTGCGGGCTCGCCCTGCGCACCCGGCCCTGCGCCTGCAGGGGGCGCTGCACCCAGCGCGTTGCAGCCTCATGTGA
- the GAS2L1 gene encoding GAS2-like protein 1 isoform X2 produces MADPVAGIASSAAKSVRPFRSSEAYVEAMKEDLAEWLNALYSLGLPSGGDGFLAGLATGTALCQHANAVTEAARALAASRPARGVAFQAHSVAPGSFVARDNVATFIGWCRAELGVPEVLMFETEDLVLRKNEKSVVLCLLEVARRGARLGLLAPRLVQFEQEIERELRATPPAPNNPAIGEDPTEAAPATGASTRGPRMTPSDLRNLDELVLRSHVMVRVGGGWDTLEHYLDKHDPCRCSSTAHRPPQPRAQTFTPQRVSPTPSPRAGSPAPGGERRGSRPEVTPTSLRSSKEGPETPLRPRDQLPPQPRSRRYSGDSDSSASSAQSGPLGARSDDTGTGPQRERPSRRLTTGPPASPRRPPTPRSQSRDRLDWGRPRGAPGGRGAQLVAPSPTRRARSQSREEQAVLLVRRDRDGQHSWVPRGRGGRDSGRSSPQTPRARSPSSRRPARVPSPGPELGGTPASVFRTPLQLDPQQEQQLFRCLEEEFLANARALKAAGGNPTGPAPDPARAPDPPAPDSAYCSSSSSSSSLSVLGGKCGPPGDPAQTANGQSRPRGPALSSSSDEGSPCPGVGGPPDAPGTPLTGPEPLRTWARGRMDTQPNRKPSRIPTPSGPRRPSGPTEPGAWRALHSVSTSAEPDSWM; encoded by the exons ATGGCGGACCCAGTCGCAGGCATCGCCAGCTCTGCAGCCAAGAGCGTGCGGCCATTCCGCTCAAGTGAGGCCTATGTGGAGGCTATGAAGGAGGACCTGGCTGAGTGGCTCAACGCTTTATACAGCCTGGGGCTGCCTAGCGGTGGTGATGGCTTCCTGGCTGGGCTGGCCACAGGCACTGCCCTGTGCCAACATGCCAACGCTGTCACTGAGGCCGCGCGGGCCTTGGCCGCCTCCAGGCCAGCTCGCGGTGTGGCCTTCCAGGCACACAGCGTGGCGCCTGGCTCCTTCGTGGCCCGAGACAATGTGGCCACCTTCATTGGCTGGTGCCGTGCGGAGCTGGGGGTGCCTGAAGTGCTCATGTTTGAGACTGAGGACTTGGTGCTGCGTAAGAACGAAAAGAGCGTGGTGCTGTGCCTGCTGGAGGTGGCGCGGCGAGGGGCTCGCCTAGGCCTGCTTGCCCCCCGCCTGGTGCAGTTTGAGCAGGAGATCGAGCGCGAGCTGCGTGCCACACCCCCAGCTCCCAACAACCCTGCCATTGGGGAGGACCCCACTGAGGCTGCCCCTGCAACGGGGGCTTCTACCCGTGGGCCCCGCATGACGCCCAGCGACCTGCGCAACCTCGATGAACTG GTGCTGAGGAGCCACGTGATGGTGCGTGTGGGTGGCGGCTGGGACACGCTAGAGCACTACCTGGACAAACACGACCCATGCCGCTGCTCCTCCACTG CCCATCGCCCACCCCAGCCCAGGGCTCAAACTTTCACTCCCCAGAGGGTGTCACCCACCCCAAGCCCCCGAGCTGGTAGCCCGGCCCCTGGGGGTGAACGCCGGGGCTCCCGGCCTGAGGTGACCCCCACTAGCCTACGCAGCTCCAAGGAGGGGCCTGAGACCCCACTCAG GCCCCGCGATCAGCTGCCTCCCCAGCCCCGCTCTCGCCGCTACTCGGGGGACAGTGACTCCTCAGCCTCCTCAGCCCAGAGTGGCCCCCTTGGCGCCCGCAGCGACGACACAGGCACTGGCCCCCAGAGGGAGCGGCCCAGCCGACGGCTGACCACAGGCCCCCCAGCCTCCCCAAGGCGGCCCCCTACCCCACGCAGCCAGTCCCGAGACCGGCTGGACTGGGGTCGGCCCCGAGGGGCCCCAGGGGGCAGGGGGGCCCAGCTGGTGGCCCCCAGCCCTACCCGCCGGGCGAGGAGCCAGAGCCGTGAGGAGCAGGCTGTGCTCCTTGTGCGCAGGGACCGAGATGGGCAGCACTCGTGGGTGCCACGGGGCAGGGGCGGCAGGGACTCAGGCAGGAGCAGCCCCCAGACGCCCCGGGCCCGCAGCCCCTCATCACGCCGACCTGCCCGGGTTCCTAGCCCTGGTCCAGAGTTGGGCGGCACACCAGCCAGCGTCTTCCGCACGCCCTTGCAGCTGGACCCACAGCAGGAGCAGCAGCTGTTCCGATGTCTGGAAGAGGAGTTCTTGGCTAACGCCCGGGCCCTCAAGGCTGCTGGTGGGAACCCCACTGGCCCTGCCCCTGACCCAGCTCGAGCCCCGGACCCTCCAGCCCCCGACTCAGCCTACTGTTCCtccagctcctcctcctcctctctcagCGTCCTGGGCGGCAAGTGTGGCCCCCCCGGGGACCCTGCCCAGACAGCCAATGGGCAGTCCAGGCCCCGAGGCCCAGCCCTATCCAGCTCTTCCGATGAGGGCAGCCCCTGCCCTGGTGTTGGGGGGCCACCTGATGCACCTGGGACCCCCCTTACCGGCCCGGAGCCCTTGAGAACCTGGGCCCGAGGCCGGATGGACACACAGCCAAATCGGAAGCCCTCCCGCATCCCCACGCCGAGTGGCCCCCGCCGCCCGTCTGGACCCACAGAGCCTGGAGCCTGGCGTGCCCTGCACTCGGTCAGCACAAGTGCTGAGCCGGATTCCTGGATGTGA
- the GAS2L1 gene encoding GAS2-like protein 1 isoform X1, whose translation MADPVAGIASSAAKSVRPFRSSEAYVEAMKEDLAEWLNALYSLGLPSGGDGFLAGLATGTALCQHANAVTEAARALAASRPARGVAFQAHSVAPGSFVARDNVATFIGWCRAELGVPEVLMFETEDLVLRKNEKSVVLCLLEVARRGARLGLLAPRLVQFEQEIERELRATPPAPNNPAIGEDPTEAAPATGASTRGPRMTPSDLRNLDELVREILGRCTCPDQFPMIKVSEGKYRVGDSSLLIFVRVLRSHVMVRVGGGWDTLEHYLDKHDPCRCSSTAHRPPQPRAQTFTPQRVSPTPSPRAGSPAPGGERRGSRPEVTPTSLRSSKEGPETPLRPRDQLPPQPRSRRYSGDSDSSASSAQSGPLGARSDDTGTGPQRERPSRRLTTGPPASPRRPPTPRSQSRDRLDWGRPRGAPGGRGAQLVAPSPTRRARSQSREEQAVLLVRRDRDGQHSWVPRGRGGRDSGRSSPQTPRARSPSSRRPARVPSPGPELGGTPASVFRTPLQLDPQQEQQLFRCLEEEFLANARALKAAGGNPTGPAPDPARAPDPPAPDSAYCSSSSSSSSLSVLGGKCGPPGDPAQTANGQSRPRGPALSSSSDEGSPCPGVGGPPDAPGTPLTGPEPLRTWARGRMDTQPNRKPSRIPTPSGPRRPSGPTEPGAWRALHSVSTSAEPDSWM comes from the exons ATGGCGGACCCAGTCGCAGGCATCGCCAGCTCTGCAGCCAAGAGCGTGCGGCCATTCCGCTCAAGTGAGGCCTATGTGGAGGCTATGAAGGAGGACCTGGCTGAGTGGCTCAACGCTTTATACAGCCTGGGGCTGCCTAGCGGTGGTGATGGCTTCCTGGCTGGGCTGGCCACAGGCACTGCCCTGTGCCAACATGCCAACGCTGTCACTGAGGCCGCGCGGGCCTTGGCCGCCTCCAGGCCAGCTCGCGGTGTGGCCTTCCAGGCACACAGCGTGGCGCCTGGCTCCTTCGTGGCCCGAGACAATGTGGCCACCTTCATTGGCTGGTGCCGTGCGGAGCTGGGGGTGCCTGAAGTGCTCATGTTTGAGACTGAGGACTTGGTGCTGCGTAAGAACGAAAAGAGCGTGGTGCTGTGCCTGCTGGAGGTGGCGCGGCGAGGGGCTCGCCTAGGCCTGCTTGCCCCCCGCCTGGTGCAGTTTGAGCAGGAGATCGAGCGCGAGCTGCGTGCCACACCCCCAGCTCCCAACAACCCTGCCATTGGGGAGGACCCCACTGAGGCTGCCCCTGCAACGGGGGCTTCTACCCGTGGGCCCCGCATGACGCCCAGCGACCTGCGCAACCTCGATGAACTG GTGAGGGAGATCCTGGGCCGATGCACCTGCCCAGACCAGTTCCCCATGATCAAGGTCTCGGAGGGGAAGTATCGTGTGGGGGATTCCAGCCTGCTCATCTTTGTGCGG GTGCTGAGGAGCCACGTGATGGTGCGTGTGGGTGGCGGCTGGGACACGCTAGAGCACTACCTGGACAAACACGACCCATGCCGCTGCTCCTCCACTG CCCATCGCCCACCCCAGCCCAGGGCTCAAACTTTCACTCCCCAGAGGGTGTCACCCACCCCAAGCCCCCGAGCTGGTAGCCCGGCCCCTGGGGGTGAACGCCGGGGCTCCCGGCCTGAGGTGACCCCCACTAGCCTACGCAGCTCCAAGGAGGGGCCTGAGACCCCACTCAG GCCCCGCGATCAGCTGCCTCCCCAGCCCCGCTCTCGCCGCTACTCGGGGGACAGTGACTCCTCAGCCTCCTCAGCCCAGAGTGGCCCCCTTGGCGCCCGCAGCGACGACACAGGCACTGGCCCCCAGAGGGAGCGGCCCAGCCGACGGCTGACCACAGGCCCCCCAGCCTCCCCAAGGCGGCCCCCTACCCCACGCAGCCAGTCCCGAGACCGGCTGGACTGGGGTCGGCCCCGAGGGGCCCCAGGGGGCAGGGGGGCCCAGCTGGTGGCCCCCAGCCCTACCCGCCGGGCGAGGAGCCAGAGCCGTGAGGAGCAGGCTGTGCTCCTTGTGCGCAGGGACCGAGATGGGCAGCACTCGTGGGTGCCACGGGGCAGGGGCGGCAGGGACTCAGGCAGGAGCAGCCCCCAGACGCCCCGGGCCCGCAGCCCCTCATCACGCCGACCTGCCCGGGTTCCTAGCCCTGGTCCAGAGTTGGGCGGCACACCAGCCAGCGTCTTCCGCACGCCCTTGCAGCTGGACCCACAGCAGGAGCAGCAGCTGTTCCGATGTCTGGAAGAGGAGTTCTTGGCTAACGCCCGGGCCCTCAAGGCTGCTGGTGGGAACCCCACTGGCCCTGCCCCTGACCCAGCTCGAGCCCCGGACCCTCCAGCCCCCGACTCAGCCTACTGTTCCtccagctcctcctcctcctctctcagCGTCCTGGGCGGCAAGTGTGGCCCCCCCGGGGACCCTGCCCAGACAGCCAATGGGCAGTCCAGGCCCCGAGGCCCAGCCCTATCCAGCTCTTCCGATGAGGGCAGCCCCTGCCCTGGTGTTGGGGGGCCACCTGATGCACCTGGGACCCCCCTTACCGGCCCGGAGCCCTTGAGAACCTGGGCCCGAGGCCGGATGGACACACAGCCAAATCGGAAGCCCTCCCGCATCCCCACGCCGAGTGGCCCCCGCCGCCCGTCTGGACCCACAGAGCCTGGAGCCTGGCGTGCCCTGCACTCGGTCAGCACAAGTGCTGAGCCGGATTCCTGGATGTGA